The genomic window CCCCAGACCTAAAACCAACCAATCATTGATTCGATAAGATGCGTACACATTAAACGGAGTTCCTACACTATTATCTGTTTCAGAAAATATATTTAGTTCTTCATTCTGAAAAATAACATCTGCAAAAATAGCACTGGCACCTACACTTACGTTTAAATCATTTTCAAGTTTGACCAAACCTGCCGGATTAAAAAAGACGAGTTCAGCGCTATTGACTACTGCTACCCCGGTATGACCCATAGCCATCGCTCTTTGTCCCTGAATACTTACCCTATACCCTCCGGCATAAGAGATAAAAGTACCAAGTGCAAAAAGAATTACAAATGATAGTTTTTTCATAATTTATTAAAATTAAATATGTTTTATTTAGAAATCCTTAATAAGATACTTCAAATTTAGAAGAAAATACTAATTTTCCAACAAATTAAAGAAAATATTATGCATACATAGTAAATCTAATGAATTATTCAACTAATTCCACTAATTTCTCTAAAAATTCCGGTTGATTTTCCGCATGTAACCAATGGCCAGCATTAGAAATAACCTCTAGATCTGCTTGTGGAAAATGATGCTTGATCAAAGTTTCGTCTTCTTTTCTGATGTAACTGGATTTTGCTCCCTTTAAAAATAGTGTTTTTCCCTTAAAAGAAAGATAATCCGGTAGTTTTTTTCCGATTTCACTTACGTTTGTTACTAAACTGTCCAACGCCATCCGAAGTCCAAAGGTTTTTTGATCAATTCGAACCAGGTTTTTTAATAGAAACATCCGTACTCCCGCGTCCGGAACAAATGGAGCTAGCGCCTGGTCTGCCTCATTTCGTGAAGTAATAGTATTAAAATCAAGGGCTTGCAGTCCATCTAGAATATCCTGATGGTGTAAAGGATAGTATTTTGGTGAAATATCCGCAATAATCAATTGATCTACCAGATTGGAATTTTCGCAGGCGAATTGCATCGCAGTCTTTCCTCCCATAGAATGACCTAGCAAAATACTTTTCTGTATAGTATGATCTGTAAAGTACTGATGTAAATCCTGAACCATAAGATCATAAGAAAATTGATCACTATGAGGACTTCGCCCATGATTTCGTTGATCTACCAGATGCACTTCAAAACCCTTTTCCGTTAGTTTTTTTCCTACGGTTTTCCAGTTATCTCCCATTCCTAAAAAACCATGAAGAATAATAAAAGGGTGTCCCTCTCCAAAAATATTCGAATATAATTTCAAAATTACCTACGTTTAAATGATTATTGTTTTAGTCGTAAAGCTAAAATAATAATCAAGAATATTTTTGAATTGCTTTTATTGAATTACAATCGATTAATCATCCGGAAGAATTTAATATAAATTAGCTTAAAAATTTCTTTTTATAAACCTATAAAAGGTATTTTCTTCAACCTGTATTAGATATACACCTTTGGCTAGAAGAGTAACATCTATTTTAGGATTTTTTCCATTTAGAAGTAATTTTCCGTTAAGATCCAGCAGTTTCCACTGCCTTTCTTCCAACCCATTGATAATAAGATAATCAGTTACCGGATTTGGAAATAAAGTCATAGCCTCATAATTTTCGCTATGGTTTAATTCTTCAATAGAAAGTAAATTATTACAAGTTTCCGGAGTATTAAACTGAAGCCTAGTTTGCTGATCTGTAGTTGTATTTATAGAGACATTCGAAATAATAAGTTGTTCTCCCAGTATTGAAGTAGCTCTTAATTCCATAGGACTGGTTATACCCTTGGGTTCAATAAAAAAATTAAACAGTTCCCTGTTCATTTTTATCCAGTTATTCGAACTGTTTTTATATTCCAGAGAAGCTACCGCATGATTTGTATTTCTTAGTTGAATTGCCGTCCAGAATGGGCTAGAACCTTCTTTAAAATGAACACTTATTTTTTGATTGGAACCTTGATTAAAACAGGGTACAAAATGCCATTTTATAGGTACTCTCCCATCGATGACTTCAGCGATTTCTGAGAACGCTTCTTGTGTCATATCCACATCCCCTTCTTTACATTCGGGACATCGATCGACCACTTTTAGTTTTACCTTACCTTTAGGGCCTTCAACCAGGATACAACTGCCACAAGCATTACTGCCATCATAATTAATATTGTTCAATGCCGCATGATAAAAGTCATTAGCGGCCACAAGTGACGAACAATTCCCCTTGGATCCGCCTGCAACTCCGTCATAATAGGTGCCCTCACCTTCTTTAACTACATCGTTACATTCCTGGCTGGTTATTGATATATGGACTAAGCATAATACGAATAAAAAACCAAATGTTAGCCTATTTAGCTTTTTCATCTTCCGAAACTATTATTTGTTATCATTAGTATCTGGTTAAAATAAATTCAAATCTATAAAGCATAGTAGCATACGATAATTCTAAACTTTAAAGTATGAGCTCATTGCTTTTTTACTATTTTTAAAAGTAATTTGTTCTTTAACATAAATATTAATTTGAAATAGTATCATCATTAGTCTTGGTTCTTGATTCTAGAAGCGATAGCGACCTGCCCGTCCGCAGGTGGGTCCGGAATCTTTACCGGAACACTACTAATTCGTTATTTCAATTTGTATAAATACATCTGTACCACGTTCTCCAACCCCATATATAAAGATTCACTAATTAAAGCATGACCTATAGAAACTTCTAATAAACCTTCAATATGTTGAGAAAAATAGGCAATATTATCTAATGATAAGTCATGTCCGGCATTGATACCTAATTCTAATTGATTTGCAATTTTTGAAGCTGCTACATATGGGCGTATGGCATCTTCTTTAGTTCCTTTATGATATCCGGTAGCATAATCCTCCGTATACAACTCAATCCTGTCCGTACCCGTTTCTTTTGCTCCTTCCACCATTTTATCCACCGGATCTACAAAAATAGAAGTTCGAATATGATTTTTTTTGAATTCAGCAATAACCTCTTTTAAAAAATCTTTGTGTCGGATAGTATCCCATCCGGCATTACTGGTGATAGCATTTACAGCATCTGGAACCAGGGTTACCTGGGTTGGTTTTACCTCTAGTACGAGATCCATAAATTTCCGGTTAGGATTCCCTTCAATATTATACTCCGTATGTACCACTTCTTTTAAATCCCTTGCATCTTGATACCGAATATGCCGTTCATCCGGTCGGGGATGTATTGTAATACCATGTGCTCCAAACCCCTGTATTTTTCTTGCAGCTTCCAAAATATCAGGAGTGTTGCCCCCTCTGGCATTTCTGAGTGTGGCAATTTTATTTATATTAACACTTAATTTTGTCATAGATATCTTTAAAAAGATGATTCCTGCAAAAATACAAAGTTGAACTCCCCGTGGTTACATAATTTTAATTAATTTGCAGAGCAAAGACCCCTTACTATGACAACAGATTTATATTTAGTTACAGATATGGAACCTCTTGACATTAATACTAGTGTGGTGGAGGCCCAACAATTATTTAATAATGTTACTTACTCTCATTTTCCTGTAATCAAAGAGGAAGTTTATCAGGGATGTATTGCAGAAACAGATATTCGTTGTTATGAAAGTGATAAGACATTAGTGCATTATCAATATGCTTTAGAAGGTTTTTATGTACGTGAAGACGCCAACTGGTTAGATATTCTGGAAGCTTTTGCCCAAAATAACAGTAACCTAATACCAGTGTTAGATCATAATAACACCTATCAGGGGTTTTTTGAGTTAAAAGATATTATGAATCTCTTTAATCAGACTCCTTTTTTAAGCGAACCCGGACATATTCTCATTGTCGAAAAAGGCTTTATGGATTATTCTTTTAGTGAGATATCTCAAATTATAGAGTCTAACAGTTCTCGGATCTTAGGTGTTTTTGTTTCTAATTTACAAAATGATGTAGCCCAGGTGACCCTGAAAATTACCAATAGTGATATTAATACTATAGTACAAACTTTTAGAAGATACAGTTATAATATCGTTTCTCAACATAGTGAAGACAGCTTTCTGAACAATTTAAAAGACCGTTCTAAATATTTGGATAAATACTTAAATATATAGATGGAATGAAAGTTGGAATTTACGGTCAGTTTTATCATGAACATTCAGGTACATATATTCAATTATTATTGGACACCTTGAAGAAAAACAAAGCCGAAATTTTTATTGAAAAAAATTTTCTGGAAGTAATTAACCAAAATGATGAAGTTGAAAAAAATTATTCAAGCTTTTCTGTTTTTGAAAATTTAGATACTTCTTATGACCTCCTGTTTAGCATCGGGGGTGATGGTACTATTTTAAAGACTATCACCTACGTAAAAGACCTGGGAATTCCCATTGCGGGTATTAATACCGGAAGATTGGGTTTTCTGGCTACTATTAAAAAGGAAGAACTGGAGGAGAGTATTACCTTACTACTTCATAACCACTATAAAATATCAGCTCGTACCTTGCTAAGTGTAAAGACGCAACCCCCGCACGCTGATTTTAATAATTTAGATTTTGCCATGAATGAGATTACGGTAAGCCGTAGAAATTCTACCTCTATGATTACCGTACGAACTACTTTAAATAATGAATATCTGACCACCTATTGGGCAGATGGTTTAATTGTAGCAACACCCACAGGTTCTACCGGCTATTCTTTAAGTTGCGGAGGCCCGGTAATGACTCCTGATGCCAGTTGTTTTGTATTAACGCCTATCGCTCCTCACAATTTAAATGCAAGACCCTTAGTAATTCCGGATAACCAGGAAATTAAACTGGAGGTAATAAGTCGCGAAGGTCAGTATCTCACCTCTTTTGATTCGCGAATGCATTCTTTACCTAATGAAACCACTCTGATTTTAAAGAAGGCTTCTTTTAAAATTAAAATGGTAGTCCTGGAACATGACAGTTTCCTAAAAACACTCCGTAAGAAAATGCTGTGGGGGGAAGATAAGCGCAACTAGTGCAATAAAATCATGTAAAAAAAGTTTTATTTTTTAACTACTTGAACCAAATACTATTGCAACCGGAGTTAATTAGTATATTTGCAAACTTTTAAGATTTATGAGATATTTCATTTGTGCGGTTATGACTTTACTAACATCACTGGCTCTACAAGCTCAAACCTATGAAGTAGGTATGATGTTAGGTGGGGCTAATTATATTGGTGATGTAGGGTCTACCACCTTTATTTCCCCAAATGATTTCTCGATCGGTGCTATTGCAAAATGGAATCGCAGTAAAAGACATGCGTTCCGTGCTTCTTTCCTATACGCAGGTATTAGTGCAGATGATGCGAACGGAGATGATCGTAGGGAAGTAAGGGATTTCTCCTTTACAAATTCAGTTAAGGAACTATCATTAGGGATAGAATATAATTTTTGGGAATGGTACTTATACGATGGTGAACCCCAGTTCACACCTTACTTATACACAGGTATTACTGCTTTCTCATATGGTGCTCAGGTGGTGGATGCTGGTGATAATAACCGTATTAAAACCTATGACAATACTATCAATATGGCAATTCCTATGGTGGTGGGCATTAAAAAAACGGTAAGTCGTTCCTTTGTACTCGGGGCAGAGATCGGTGCACGATATACGTTTACGGATAACCTGGATGGCAGTGATCCTGACAGTTCGGTAGGAAGCGGATTCGGAAACCTTAATAATAACGACTGGTATGTATTTACCGGACTTACCTTTTCTTTTACCTGGGGCCGAATTCCGTGTTATTGTACATTCTAATTAACTTATGATCACTAAAGAACAGCTTACCGCAAACATCCCGGAACATGTAGCTATTATTATGGACGGTAACGGAAGGTGGGCAAAAAAACAAGGATTTTTTAGGGCGGTAGGACATGAAAATGGTACAAAGGCAGTAAGAGAAGTAGTAGAGGGAGCCGTAGATGCCCGTATCAAATACCTAACCTTATATGCTTTTTCTACTGAAAATTGGAAACGACCCAAACTGGAGATAGAGGCTTTAATGAAAATTTTAGTAAATAGCCTTAAAAAAGAGGCTCCTACTTTCCATAAAAATCAGATACGATTAAATGCCATCGGCAACCTGGATGCTTTACCAAAGAAGGCAAAAAAAGAACTTTTTGAAGTTATTGAAAGCACAAAGGAATATCGTAGAATGACATTAACCCTTGCTCTGAGTTATGGTAGCCGGGAAGAGCTTATAAAAACTATCCAAGAAATAAGTATTAAAGTTAAAAATAGTGTAATTTCGCCACATCTTATAAATGAAGAAGTCATTAATGAGCATTTGTATACCTCAGGTTTGCCAGATGTGGATTTATTGATACGAACAAGCGGAGAACAACGTATCAGTAATTTTCTTTTGTGGCAAATAGCGTATGCGGAATTATATTTTACGGATATATTATGGCCGGATTTTAAACGAACACATTTATTTGAAGCCATCTATAATTATCAACAAAGAGAAAGAAGATTTGGAAAAACCAGTGAGCAGCTCAGTTAATAAGAAGGCAACACACACAACACTTACCTTACTAACCCTACTAATTTTAATCCTTGGCACTACATTACTTTCTGCTCAGAAACTTCCTGGCATTAATGGTAAGGAATATATCGTCGGAGATATTAAGATTACCGGTATCACTACTTACAATGAAAATACGGTAATTACCTTTACCGGGTTAAAAAAAGGGGATAAAATTACACTTCCGGGAGACCGCATCAGTAAGATCATTAAAAAGCTCTGGGATCTGGAGCTGTTTAGCGATATTAATTTTTATATCACGAGTGTAGAAGGTAATGTGGCAAATCTTGAAATCAATATCCAGGAGGTACCTGAATTAAAAGAAGCCCGTATTGTAGGGGTGAAAAAAGGAAAAGCAGAAACGCTTGTCAAAGATAACGGATTAATTAAAGGTACTAAGGTTACTGAAAATTTACTTACCACTACCCGTAATTTTATCGTTAATAAGTATAAAAAAGAAGGCTTTTTAAATACTAAAGTGGCTATAAACACCACTAAAGTGGAAGATACAGTGCCTACGAACAAAGTAAATATGGTCGTACGTATTGACAAAGGAGAGCGGGTAAAAGTAGACGCAATTAATATTGCCGGAAATGAAAAACTATCGGACAAAAAGATCAAAGCGGCCATGAAAAATACCAAGGTTAAAGAGCCTTTACGCTTCTGGAAACGGTCCAAGTACATTAAAAACGATTTTAAAGAAGATAAAGAAAGTATTGTCAGTAAATATAAGGAGAAAGGATATCGTGATGCACGTATAATTGCCGACACTCTGATCAAGAATGAAGACAATACCGTAACTTTAAATCTGGAAGTAGAAGAAGGAAAGCGGTACTACTTCGGTGATATTAAGTTTTTAGGGAATAGTGTGTATACCGATCGGCAATTAGCCCGACAGTTAGTGATTAAAAAAGGGGATGTCTACAATGGGGTGTTGCTGGAAAAACAAATTCAGGATAATACAAAACCGGATGCGGATGATCTGACTAATTTATATCAAAATAACGGATATTTATTTTCTAACATAGATGCGGTAGAAACCAAAGTTAGAAACGACACGATCGATTTTGAAATCCGAATCCGGGAAGGAAAACTTGTTCGTTTTGATCATATCACCGTTTCCGGAAATGAAAGAACAAATGATCAGGTAGTCTATCGAATCCTACGAACCAAACCCGGACAAACTTACAGTAAAGATTTGGTGGTACGAACCGTCCGTGAAATCGGACAACTAGGTTTCTTTGACCCAGAACAGTTAGAACCACAATTCCAAAATGCCAATCCGCAAGCAGGAACCATTGATATTAATTATCCGGTAGTAGAAAAAGGGGCCAGCCAGATTGAGCTACAGGGTGGTTACGGAGGTGGCCGGTTTATCGGTACCCTGGGGTTAGCTTTTAATAATTTTTCTATTCATAATATATTTAAAAAAGAAGCCTACACTCCTTTACCTATGGGTGACGGACAGACCTTACGGATTCGTGCGCAGGCAAGTCAGATTTTTCAAACTTATAGTTTAAGTTTTATCGAACCCTGGTTGGGTGGTAAAAGGCCCTTTCAATTTTCATCCTCATTTTCTCATACCATACAGTTTCAGTTTGACCGGGGCACCGGAAGGATTATTGAAGACCAGCGCTTCTTAATTACCGGTGGTTCTCTAGGAATAGCAAAACGGCTTAACTGGCCGGATAATTACTTTACCTTGTCTCAGTCTATTAGTTTTCAACATTTCGGATTACGTAACTTTAATACGGCACTCTTCTCTTTTGGAAACAATGGTTTCTCCAATAATTTAGCTTACACGATTGGTATTAACCGAAATAATACGGCTATTAACCCTATTTTCCCTACTTCAGGTTCTGATTTTAATATTACCGCAAAATTCTCCTTACCCTACTCCTTATGGGATGGAAAAAATTACGAAGAACTTGCTACCGAGAGAGAAAATCTTACCCAAGAATTGATAAAGATACAGGCTGATAACCCTAATCTAAGGGACCAAAGAGGACAACTTCGGATTGGTACGCCGGGTGTTGCTCAATTTATGAGAGCCAATGATCGTATTGAAGAAATTGATCAGGATCGTTTTGACTGGCTGGAATATTACAAAGTTAAATTTGATGGAGATTGGTATACTTCGCTTTTCAAGATTGGTAAATACCCTATAGTATTAAGATCATCTGTAGAATATGGATTTCTAGGTGCTTATAACAATAACAGGGGGAACATACCATTTGAACGATTTTCTCTAGGAGGTGATGGTCTAAATCAGGGTAATTTTAACCAGGTTGAAGTTGTAGGTTTACGTGGATATGAAAACCAATCTATAATCCCGGAGAACCGGTTTGTTGATGGAGGTTCCTTAAGAGATGGTTCTACCATTTATGATAAATATTCATTAGAGCTGCGTTATCCGGTGACCTTAAAACCTTCAGCTTCCATTTACTTATTAAGTTTTTTAGAGGGAGGATCTGCTTATGACAATTTTAGAGATTTTAATCCGTTTCAGTTAAAACGATCCGCTGGTGCAGGATTACGTATTTTTATGCCGGCATTCGGATTGTTAGGAATTGATTTCGGATATGGATTTGATCCGCAACCCGGTGAGATTGGAGCACACGGTTGGGAAACACATTTCATAATTGGTCAGCAATTCTAAATTTGGCATGATTATTTCTAAAGCTTTGATAAGATTATGAATTTTAAACGTATTTTAATAGGTTTTATCCTGGGGAGTTGTTTATCTAATACATCAGCATTCGCTCAGCGAGGTATTCGGATTGGGTATATTGACATGGATTATATATTAGAAAATGTACCTGAGTTCAATCAGGCTTCTTCAGAATTAGATAGTAAAGTTCAAAAATGGAAAGTAGAGATTGAAACTGAAATCAAAGCTGTTGAAGAAATGCGTAAAGAGCTAAACAATGAGCGGGTATTGTTAACTAAAGAATTGATTGAGGAGCGTGAAGAAGATATTAATTTTAAAGAAAAAGAAATTTTAGACTATCAGCAAAAGCGATTTGGCCCTAAAGGAGATTTATTCTTACAGAAACAACGATTGGTACAACCTGTGCAGGATCAGGTTTTTGTGGCAGTACAGGAGATCGCTAAAACCGGAAAATACGATTTTATTTTTGATAAAACCGCAGAACCGATTATGTTGTTTTCCGCAGATCGACATGATGTCAGTGATAAAGTACTTTTACGTATCAACCGGGCCTCTAAAAGAAGGCAATACGAAAGCCGAAAAGAAAAAAAGCAAGCTGAGAGTGATGAGGTAGAGTCTATCGACCAGGAAAAGGTAAGCAGTGAACGAGAAGCTTTGATCAAAGAAAGACAATCGGAACGAGAGAAAATATTAGAGCAACGTAAAGCACAACGGGATTCTTTACGTGCCGCAAAGAAGAAAGAGTTTACAGAGCGAAGGGAGAAATTGCTCCAACTTCAAAAACAACGTAAAGATTCTATTGCAAACCTTAAAAACCAGCTTCAAAACGAACAAGAAGCTGAAGAAGATAATTAATAAAAGTAAAGTTTAATTTTAATTTATATCACAACTAATATTGTAACAATGAAAAAGTTTAGAACCATATTTGCAACTTGCCTACTATTTATAGGAGCATCAAGTTTTGTAAACGCTCAATCAAAGGTTGCTCATATTGCATCTCAAGAACTTGTAGAAGCCATGCCTTCTTTTAAAAATGCAAAAAGCGAAATTGAGAAGCTTAATAAAACTTATGAAGCTGAAATAAAAAATATGATCCTTGAACTTCAAAATACAATGAAAAAATTTCAGGGAGAAGCAGCAACACAAACAGAAGAAGAAAATGCGAAAAGAGCACAGCAAATTCAATCTACTGAGAAAAGTATAGGAGACTATAAGCAAAATGCCGTACAGGATTTACAAAAGAAAGAGGTAGAGCTTATGAAACCTATTTATGAAAAAGCACGAACTTCCATTCAAAAAGTAGCTAGAGCTCAGGGATACGATTACGTATTAGATTCTACTACGGGTACGGGAGTTATTATGGCTGACGGTAAAGATTTAATGGCAGATGTTAAAAAAGACCTTGGTATCTAAGTCATTACTTATTATATAAAGTAAAGGTGGGCAGATGCTCACCTTTTTTATTGATTTCTATTTAAATTGATTTTAGTTTTATAATCCGCATAATTTTAAATGAATGGATAGTCGTCCTATAGGGGTTTTTGATTCTGGTATTGGTGGTACGTCCATCTGGAAAGAGATTGTAAAAGTGCTACCTTTAGAAAATACCATCTACCTGTCTGATAGTGCCAATGCTCCTTATGGTCTTAAATCAAAGGATGCTATTAAAAAACTTTGTGTAAAAAACACCGAAGAACTTTTACAATATGATGTAAAACTCATTGTTGTAGCCTGTAATACAGCAACTACGAATGCAATCAGCTATTTACGAGAACGTTATACCCTACCCTTTATAGGCATTGAACCGGCTATTAAACCGGCAGCTTTACATTCTAAAACAAAGGTTATTGGAGTATTAGCAACCAAAGGAACTTTGTCCAGCAACCTGTTTTCCAAAACTTCAGAAAAGATAACAGATGTAATTAAAATTTTGGAAGTTGAAGGTAACGGCCTGGTAGAATTGATAGAACAAGATCAGATTTATTCAGAAGAAATGTACTCACTCTTAAACAACTATCTACAACCCTTAGTTGCTGCTCAAATGGATTATCTCGTCCTGGGTTGTAGTCATTACCCTTATTTAATCCCGGTTATTAAAATGATAATCCCGGATCATATTACTATTATAGATTCCGGAGAGGCTGTAGCCAGACAAACAAAAGCTGTCTTACAAAAAGAAAATAAAATTAACACCGGATTACAAGAAGTTCTGAGAAAACATACATTTTATACAAACAGCAAACCCGGAATACTTAAAAATATGCTACAACCTTTATCAGAAAACTTAGGTATTTATCATAAAGTGTTCTAAAGTAATGGGACTAAGGTAAGAGAAAACAGTACCAAAAAAATTAAAGTGAGTTTATGGAGTTTGGCTATAAATTTATAGCAGGACAAAGGCAGGGATAGCGTTCTTTCCGTTTTCCAAAATCATACCCTAGCGTCAACTGGTGAAAACCACTGTTTGAAACTAAAATGTCATTCAATTGATAATTATAAGTATACCCTAACATCCATTGTTTGTAGTGAAACCCGGCAAAAGGGGTAATATACTGTAACTTTTGGGTTTCTACAGCAAGGCCTCCGGTTGAAAATTGGGCGCCGTCAAATGCACGACGGTAAGAAATACCTCCCCACAAGGTAAGCAGGCTCCCCACATCTTGGTATACTTTAGCATTGATATCTATGGTGTTCTCCCCAGTATTTTCTGTAATCTGGTATAAAAAGGAAGGTTCGATACTAAAACTATTACTAATTCCTATCGTCTTTCCACCCGAAAACAAGTAGCGCCTTTGATTGTTTGAATCCGCCGTAGTAATACGATTAGGGTCAGCAGGGTCAAAGTTAATTGCCGTGTTATCAAAAATATCCCGGTTAAAGGGAATTAAATTTTTAACCGTAAAGTGAGCGTACCAATTTAGGAAATTGTAAGAAAGCCCGAAATCCAGGTTAAAGTAACCGTCTTTTTGAACTCGGTTAGGTAGTATAATAGGATCCTGGTCCGTAGGGTCAAATAACCCTCTTAAATCTACATTAGATTGCGCAAATAAAGCACTCAACCCAAAGGATAACATATTAAGATCCGTACGATCCCTTGAGAATAACAAATGATAGGCGAAAGTCACATACCCCCCGCTCTGTTCAAAACGTCCGTTTTCGTCTTTGTAAAAGGCTGCACCTAAACCTACCTTATCTCCGGTTCTAAAATTAATATTGGCAGATTGTGTATTAGGAGCATTATCAATATCAAACCATTGTTTACGAGCAGTTAAACGTATTTTATTTGAATTTGCAGCACCTGCCATGGAGGGATGCACCAGGTATAAGTTATCTGATAAATAATCCGTATATAATGGAAACCCATCTTGAGCACTTACAAAGGAAACACTAAATAGAAAAAGAATAAAATATCTCAAATCATTCTAAGGTTAAGCTAGAAAATATATTCTTTGAACTAGCAGAAATTAATTTATTTAGACTTAGGGTTTTTTTAGTATGTATGCTTTGCTACACTCTAATTGATCCAAAGATATAAATTTAATCATAATTATCGATAAAATATTCAATTTATCCGATATATGACATTCTGTAATGTGTTTCAAGACTTGCTTTTTCGTAAATTTGTAAAAAAAAGATGATCAAACAATTTGAAGTTGTTATTGAACCTACTGCTAATAAGAGTATTGTCAAGTTTGAAACTAATCATTTTCTTACCAATCATACAAGCTATGAATTTGATAATATTGAGCAAGCCAAACAATCCCCGCTAGCTCAACAACTTTTTCACCTGCCGTTTGTAAAACGAATTTTTATAGCTCAGAATTTTATTGCTATTGACAAATATGATATTGTAGAATGGGAAGATGTACAGCAGGAAGTAGCTGATCAGATAAAAAAGCAATTGAACGAAGGCGTAGAAGTTATACAGGATACTGATGGTATGCCATCTAAAGTTCCGGTAACTATCTATGCTGAAAGTACTCCTAACCCATCAGTTTTAAAATTTGTTGCTAATAAAAAATTAGTAACCTCTATGCTTGAGTTTAAAAATATAGATGAAGCAAAAGATGCTCCTCTTGCACAGTCTCTTTTTCATTTTCCGTTTGTAAAAGAAGTGTTTATGGATGAAAATTACATTTCTATTCATAAATACGATATGGCAGACTGGCAGGATATTACATTAGAGATTCGGGAATTTCTGAAGAAGTACATAGAAGATAATAAACCCGTATATACGGGTGATTTACAGTTAGCAAAACAACAACATCAAGCCCAGTCTGTTCCAAATACTGAAAATTACAAAAATCTGGATGAAACTTCGCAAGATGTTATTTCAATTATTGATGAATATATAAAACCGGCGGTCGCTAGTGA from Aquimarina sp. ERC-38 includes these protein-coding regions:
- a CDS encoding alpha/beta fold hydrolase, whose product is MKLYSNIFGEGHPFIILHGFLGMGDNWKTVGKKLTEKGFEVHLVDQRNHGRSPHSDQFSYDLMVQDLHQYFTDHTIQKSILLGHSMGGKTAMQFACENSNLVDQLIIADISPKYYPLHHQDILDGLQALDFNTITSRNEADQALAPFVPDAGVRMFLLKNLVRIDQKTFGLRMALDSLVTNVSEIGKKLPDYLSFKGKTLFLKGAKSSYIRKEDETLIKHHFPQADLEVISNAGHWLHAENQPEFLEKLVELVE
- a CDS encoding expansin EXLX1 family cellulose-binding protein, whose amino-acid sequence is MKKLNRLTFGFLFVLCLVHISITSQECNDVVKEGEGTYYDGVAGGSKGNCSSLVAANDFYHAALNNINYDGSNACGSCILVEGPKGKVKLKVVDRCPECKEGDVDMTQEAFSEIAEVIDGRVPIKWHFVPCFNQGSNQKISVHFKEGSSPFWTAIQLRNTNHAVASLEYKNSSNNWIKMNRELFNFFIEPKGITSPMELRATSILGEQLIISNVSINTTTDQQTRLQFNTPETCNNLLSIEELNHSENYEAMTLFPNPVTDYLIINGLEERQWKLLDLNGKLLLNGKNPKIDVTLLAKGVYLIQVEENTFYRFIKRNF
- a CDS encoding pyridoxine 5'-phosphate synthase, which translates into the protein MTKLSVNINKIATLRNARGGNTPDILEAARKIQGFGAHGITIHPRPDERHIRYQDARDLKEVVHTEYNIEGNPNRKFMDLVLEVKPTQVTLVPDAVNAITSNAGWDTIRHKDFLKEVIAEFKKNHIRTSIFVDPVDKMVEGAKETGTDRIELYTEDYATGYHKGTKEDAIRPYVAASKIANQLELGINAGHDLSLDNIAYFSQHIEGLLEVSIGHALISESLYMGLENVVQMYLYKLK
- a CDS encoding CBS domain-containing protein, encoding MTTDLYLVTDMEPLDINTSVVEAQQLFNNVTYSHFPVIKEEVYQGCIAETDIRCYESDKTLVHYQYALEGFYVREDANWLDILEAFAQNNSNLIPVLDHNNTYQGFFELKDIMNLFNQTPFLSEPGHILIVEKGFMDYSFSEISQIIESNSSRILGVFVSNLQNDVAQVTLKITNSDINTIVQTFRRYSYNIVSQHSEDSFLNNLKDRSKYLDKYLNI
- a CDS encoding NAD kinase, whose product is MKVGIYGQFYHEHSGTYIQLLLDTLKKNKAEIFIEKNFLEVINQNDEVEKNYSSFSVFENLDTSYDLLFSIGGDGTILKTITYVKDLGIPIAGINTGRLGFLATIKKEELEESITLLLHNHYKISARTLLSVKTQPPHADFNNLDFAMNEITVSRRNSTSMITVRTTLNNEYLTTYWADGLIVATPTGSTGYSLSCGGPVMTPDASCFVLTPIAPHNLNARPLVIPDNQEIKLEVISREGQYLTSFDSRMHSLPNETTLILKKASFKIKMVVLEHDSFLKTLRKKMLWGEDKRN
- a CDS encoding DUF6089 family protein, translating into MRYFICAVMTLLTSLALQAQTYEVGMMLGGANYIGDVGSTTFISPNDFSIGAIAKWNRSKRHAFRASFLYAGISADDANGDDRREVRDFSFTNSVKELSLGIEYNFWEWYLYDGEPQFTPYLYTGITAFSYGAQVVDAGDNNRIKTYDNTINMAIPMVVGIKKTVSRSFVLGAEIGARYTFTDNLDGSDPDSSVGSGFGNLNNNDWYVFTGLTFSFTWGRIPCYCTF
- a CDS encoding isoprenyl transferase, which gives rise to MITKEQLTANIPEHVAIIMDGNGRWAKKQGFFRAVGHENGTKAVREVVEGAVDARIKYLTLYAFSTENWKRPKLEIEALMKILVNSLKKEAPTFHKNQIRLNAIGNLDALPKKAKKELFEVIESTKEYRRMTLTLALSYGSREELIKTIQEISIKVKNSVISPHLINEEVINEHLYTSGLPDVDLLIRTSGEQRISNFLLWQIAYAELYFTDILWPDFKRTHLFEAIYNYQQRERRFGKTSEQLS